From a single Helicovermis profundi genomic region:
- a CDS encoding ABC transporter substrate-binding protein, which produces MKKIVSIVMVLVMIFALAGCSSAPAPADKSADTKTEDKVAPKEESVVIYQNKVEIGEQLSAFAAKYEAQTGVKVTVKTSGGDTPYAENLKAEFQSDRQPDIFVIEGKGGYNTWKSKLTPFSGDKWMDLTDLAFKADGKTYGFPVAVEAWGMAYNADLLAKAGIDPSTLTSQDAYKAAFKKLDGMKKELGIKSVVAMAAGPDMRWVTGLHNFNGYLSAGLPYGDTSVLDKMLKGQPDMERLKEYADWVELLFKYSDKAVLLTGNYDAQVGQFATGKAVFVHQGNWIDPWLMSNGVKFPMGFAPHASVYGEHNAIFIGAPSYYVINNESKNIQAAKDFLNYMATSEEGANYMVKEAKMVPAFKNITLKPDAPLSADVMKWLAKDNGAYTWLQNDMPDGFGMGTIAPIYEAFAKGDITKQEFIDQLADKIRALK; this is translated from the coding sequence ATGAAGAAAATAGTTTCAATTGTAATGGTATTAGTAATGATATTTGCACTTGCAGGATGTTCATCTGCACCAGCACCAGCAGATAAGTCAGCTGATACAAAAACAGAAGACAAAGTAGCTCCAAAAGAAGAATCGGTAGTAATCTATCAAAATAAAGTTGAGATAGGTGAACAACTTTCAGCATTTGCAGCTAAATATGAGGCTCAAACAGGAGTAAAAGTTACAGTAAAAACTTCAGGTGGAGATACTCCATACGCTGAAAACTTAAAGGCAGAATTTCAATCAGATAGACAACCAGATATATTTGTAATAGAAGGAAAAGGTGGATATAACACTTGGAAATCAAAACTTACTCCATTTTCAGGAGATAAGTGGATGGATTTAACAGACCTAGCATTTAAAGCTGACGGAAAAACATATGGATTTCCAGTAGCAGTAGAAGCATGGGGAATGGCCTATAATGCAGATTTACTTGCAAAAGCAGGAATTGATCCAAGTACATTAACATCACAAGATGCATATAAAGCAGCATTTAAAAAATTAGATGGAATGAAAAAAGAACTTGGAATAAAGTCAGTAGTTGCAATGGCAGCAGGTCCAGATATGAGATGGGTAACAGGACTTCATAACTTTAATGGATATTTATCAGCAGGTCTACCATATGGAGATACAAGTGTTCTTGATAAAATGCTAAAAGGCCAGCCAGATATGGAAAGACTTAAAGAATATGCAGACTGGGTAGAATTATTATTTAAGTATTCAGATAAAGCAGTATTATTAACAGGAAACTATGATGCACAAGTAGGACAATTTGCAACAGGAAAAGCAGTATTTGTACATCAAGGTAACTGGATAGATCCATGGTTAATGTCAAATGGAGTAAAGTTTCCAATGGGATTTGCACCACATGCATCAGTATACGGAGAGCATAATGCAATATTTATAGGAGCACCATCATACTATGTAATAAATAATGAAAGTAAAAATATTCAAGCAGCAAAAGACTTCTTAAACTATATGGCAACAAGTGAAGAAGGCGCAAACTATATGGTAAAAGAAGCAAAAATGGTACCAGCATTTAAAAATATAACATTAAAACCAGATGCACCACTTTCAGCAGACGTAATGAAATGGCTTGCAAAAGATAATGGAGCATATACATGGTTACAAAATGATATGCCAGATGGATTTGGAATGGGAACTATAGCACCAATATACGAAGCATTTGCAAAAGGGGATATAACAAAGCAAGAATTTATAGATCAACTAGCAGATAAGATAAGAGCACTAAAATAA
- the gtfA gene encoding sucrose phosphorylase, with protein MQNKVMLVTYPSSLGKNLKELKNVLENELENLFGGIHILPFYPSSADRGFAPLTYKRVDEVYGDFKDLKELSIKYELMYDFMINHISKESEYFKDFIKNKDKSPYYDLFIKYSDFWENDVASKDQIDMIYKRKPKEPFLEVTFNDGTKEKVWNTFDEEQIDIDIRKEVTLKFIEENLNFLCSNGASIIRADAFAYVTKKINTNCFFIEPDTWNILEYVKNILDKRGVELLPEIHEHYSIQKKIADKDYYVYDFALPMLVLYALYSSNKKPLINWLKIAPRKQYTTLDTHDGIGVVDVKDLMSEEEINFTKEALFTKGANVKKVFNTEAYNNLDIYQLNCTYYSALGDNDKAYLLSRAIQFFSPGIPQIYYVGLLAGKNDLELIERTKNGRDINRHNYSLEEIKKESQREIVKNIFKLIRFRNDYKAFDGDFTIVDNSENHILNLKWNNGEFEAVLKANLKTYDFEIKYFENGIYKKLF; from the coding sequence ATGCAAAATAAAGTTATGTTAGTAACATACCCAAGTTCACTTGGTAAAAATTTAAAAGAACTAAAAAATGTATTAGAAAATGAGTTAGAAAATCTTTTTGGTGGAATTCATATTTTGCCTTTTTATCCTTCGAGTGCGGATAGAGGATTTGCGCCACTAACTTATAAAAGAGTTGATGAAGTATATGGTGATTTTAAGGATTTAAAAGAGTTGTCGATCAAATATGAATTAATGTATGATTTTATGATTAATCATATTTCAAAAGAGAGTGAATACTTTAAGGATTTTATTAAAAATAAAGATAAATCACCATACTATGATTTATTTATTAAATATTCAGACTTTTGGGAAAATGATGTTGCTTCAAAAGATCAAATTGATATGATTTATAAACGTAAGCCTAAGGAACCGTTTTTAGAAGTTACTTTTAATGATGGAACAAAAGAAAAAGTTTGGAATACATTTGATGAAGAGCAAATTGATATTGATATAAGAAAAGAAGTAACTCTAAAATTTATTGAAGAAAATTTAAATTTTTTATGTTCAAATGGAGCATCAATCATTAGAGCGGATGCCTTTGCATATGTTACTAAAAAAATAAATACTAATTGTTTTTTTATTGAACCTGACACTTGGAATATATTAGAATATGTAAAAAATATTTTAGACAAAAGAGGTGTTGAGTTATTACCTGAAATTCATGAACATTATTCTATCCAGAAAAAAATTGCAGATAAAGATTATTATGTTTATGATTTTGCACTACCTATGCTTGTATTATATGCTCTTTATTCATCAAATAAAAAGCCATTAATAAATTGGCTTAAAATTGCTCCAAGAAAACAATATACAACACTAGATACCCATGATGGTATAGGAGTGGTAGATGTAAAAGATTTAATGAGTGAAGAGGAAATTAATTTTACTAAGGAAGCATTATTTACAAAGGGTGCAAATGTAAAAAAAGTCTTTAATACGGAAGCCTATAATAATTTAGATATTTATCAATTAAATTGTACTTATTATTCTGCACTTGGTGATAATGACAAAGCATATTTACTTTCAAGAGCAATTCAGTTTTTTTCACCTGGTATACCTCAAATATATTACGTTGGCTTATTGGCAGGTAAAAATGATTTAGAATTAATTGAAAGAACAAAAAATGGTAGAGATATTAATAGACACAATTACTCTTTAGAAGAAATAAAAAAAGAAAGCCAAAGAGAAATCGTAAAGAATATATTTAAATTAATTAGATTTAGAAATGACTATAAAGCATTTGATGGTGATTTTACAATTGTTGATAATAGCGAGAATCATATTTTAAATTTAAAATGGAATAATGGTGAATTTGAAGCTGTACTTAAGGCAAATTTAAAAACATATGACTTTGAAATTAAGTATTTTGAAAATGGAATTTATAAAAAATTGTTTTAA
- a CDS encoding carbohydrate ABC transporter permease → MGKKLKSKMFFWLFLAPALLSFIIVVVIPFFMGIYYSLTDWTAIAGIKPNWVGIDNYKNMFKDIAFQYSFIRTFVFTLLSVMTINFVALMLAFLVTREIKFKNFYRAGFFVPNLIGGLVLGYVWQFIFKSVIPQIGDALGIDFLSNLLLLADPTLTLFGLIFAFTWQYAGYIMMIYIAALLNVPQELIEASEVDGANFFQKFWNITFPMIAQAFTITSFLTLVNSFKQFDIIIALTNGGPSDIYKEQIVNSTELLAVHIYNVAFKYNNMAEGQARAIIFFLVLSVVSMAQVYYNKKREVEM, encoded by the coding sequence ATGGGTAAAAAATTAAAGAGTAAAATGTTTTTTTGGCTATTCTTAGCGCCAGCATTATTATCATTTATAATAGTGGTAGTAATACCGTTTTTTATGGGAATATATTATTCACTAACAGATTGGACAGCAATAGCAGGAATAAAGCCAAACTGGGTAGGAATAGATAACTATAAAAATATGTTTAAAGATATAGCATTTCAGTATTCATTTATAAGAACCTTTGTGTTTACTCTTCTAAGCGTAATGACAATAAACTTTGTAGCATTAATGTTAGCTTTTTTAGTAACAAGAGAGATAAAATTTAAGAACTTTTATAGAGCAGGATTTTTCGTACCGAATTTAATAGGAGGATTGGTTTTAGGATATGTATGGCAGTTTATATTTAAAAGTGTAATCCCACAAATAGGAGATGCACTAGGAATAGATTTTTTAAGTAATCTATTGTTACTAGCTGATCCAACATTAACATTATTTGGACTAATATTTGCATTTACATGGCAGTATGCAGGATATATTATGATGATATATATAGCAGCCTTATTAAATGTACCACAAGAGTTAATAGAAGCAAGTGAAGTAGATGGAGCGAACTTTTTTCAGAAATTTTGGAATATAACATTTCCAATGATAGCGCAAGCATTTACAATAACATCATTTTTAACATTAGTAAATTCATTCAAACAATTTGACATTATAATTGCATTAACAAATGGAGGACCATCAGATATATATAAAGAACAAATAGTAAATTCGACAGAACTACTAGCGGTTCACATTTATAATGTAGCTTTTAAATATAATAATATGGCAGAAGGCCAGGCAAGAGCAATAATATTTTTCTTAGTATTATCGGTAGTATCAATGGCTCAGGTATACTATAACAAAAAAAGAGAGGTGGAAATGTAA
- the guaA gene encoding glutamine-hydrolyzing GMP synthase, producing MQNELILIVDFGGQYNQLIARRVREANVYSEVVSYKNAYKRIKEKKPMGIIFTGGPNSVYLDDSPKIEKEIFEMGIPILGICYGMQLMAHILGGKVEKASSQEYGKIELNIDKDYGIFGQTKNNSTCWMSHFDYVAKAPKGFEVTATTDNCPVAAMADFDKKLYGVQFHAEVEHTPFGRKLIQNFLEDVCKCKKDWTMSNFAQTKIKEIKEKVGDKKVLCGLSGGVDSSVAATLVYKAIADNLTCIFVDHGLLRKDEGDQVEKLFTSEFNMNFIRVDAKLRFLNKLKGVSDPERKRKIIGEEFIRVFEEESSKLEGIDYLVQGTIYPDVVESGTDTAEVIKSHHNVGGLPEDVDFELIEPLRELFKDEVRNVGLEIGLKEDVVFRQPFPGPGLAIRIMGEITDERLHLVRESDAILREEIKNAGLEKEVWQYFTVLPNVRSVGVMGDERTYSHAIGIRAVTSIDGMTSDWARIPYEVLDKISSRIVNEVQGVNRILYDITTKPPSTIEWE from the coding sequence ATGCAAAATGAATTAATTTTAATTGTAGATTTTGGTGGTCAATATAATCAACTTATAGCTAGACGTGTTAGAGAGGCAAATGTATATAGTGAAGTAGTATCCTATAAAAATGCATATAAAAGAATTAAAGAAAAAAAGCCAATGGGAATTATTTTTACTGGTGGTCCGAATTCAGTTTATTTAGATGATTCACCTAAAATTGAAAAAGAAATATTTGAAATGGGAATACCAATTTTAGGAATATGTTATGGTATGCAGCTTATGGCTCATATACTTGGCGGAAAAGTTGAAAAAGCTTCAAGTCAAGAATACGGAAAAATTGAGCTTAATATAGATAAAGACTATGGTATTTTTGGCCAAACAAAAAATAATTCAACGTGCTGGATGAGTCACTTTGATTATGTAGCAAAAGCACCAAAGGGATTTGAAGTTACAGCAACAACTGATAATTGCCCAGTAGCTGCTATGGCTGATTTTGATAAAAAACTTTATGGAGTACAGTTTCATGCAGAAGTTGAGCATACACCATTTGGAAGAAAATTAATACAAAACTTTTTGGAAGACGTGTGTAAATGTAAGAAAGACTGGACAATGAGTAACTTTGCCCAGACGAAAATAAAAGAAATAAAAGAAAAAGTAGGAGATAAAAAAGTATTATGTGGATTATCTGGTGGAGTTGATTCATCAGTAGCTGCAACACTTGTATATAAAGCAATTGCAGACAATTTAACTTGTATATTTGTGGATCACGGACTTCTTAGAAAAGACGAAGGTGATCAAGTTGAAAAATTATTTACTAGTGAATTTAATATGAATTTTATTAGAGTAGATGCAAAGTTAAGATTTTTAAATAAACTTAAAGGTGTATCAGATCCTGAAAGAAAAAGGAAGATAATTGGTGAAGAATTTATAAGAGTGTTTGAAGAAGAATCTTCAAAACTTGAAGGCATAGATTATTTAGTTCAAGGAACAATATATCCAGATGTAGTAGAAAGTGGAACAGATACAGCTGAAGTAATTAAAAGTCATCATAATGTTGGTGGGCTTCCAGAAGACGTTGATTTTGAATTAATAGAGCCACTTAGAGAACTATTTAAAGATGAAGTTAGAAATGTAGGCCTAGAAATAGGACTAAAAGAAGATGTAGTATTTAGACAACCTTTCCCTGGACCAGGACTTGCAATAAGAATTATGGGCGAGATAACAGACGAAAGATTACATTTAGTAAGAGAATCTGATGCAATCTTAAGAGAAGAAATAAAAAATGCTGGCTTGGAAAAAGAAGTGTGGCAGTATTTCACAGTTCTACCTAATGTCAGAAGTGTTGGAGTTATGGGCGACGAAAGAACTTATTCGCATGCAATAGGTATTAGAGCTGTAACTTCAATAGATGGTATGACAAGTGATTGGGCAAGAATTCCTTATGAAGTACTAGATAAGATTTCTTCTAGAATTGTAAATGAGGTTCAAGGAGTCAATAGAATACTTTATGATATTACAACAAAGCCACCTAGTACTATAGAGTGGGAATAG
- a CDS encoding carbohydrate ABC transporter permease has translation MTLRRKLVTYSLTLVTLILFLITIFPFFIIVINSAKASLEIMTSPITFPKHWGQLLTNIKIIWSKPTIRYSASLFTSVVITFFSLLTISIFSAMAAWVLVRTKSKASTFIFLLFLSGLIIPFQVVMFPLVSLFRIINETTGIPMLRTFHGMILAYIGFGAPLAVFMFHGFIKSIPKELEEAATIDGCNKAQVFFLIVMPILKPIFVTIIILNAIWIWNDFLLPSLVLGVGQDVQTIPLAIRAFAGSFVKKWDLIMTAVLMAAAPIVVGFLIAQKHIIKGMVSGSIK, from the coding sequence ATGACCTTAAGAAGGAAGTTAGTAACGTATTCACTCACACTAGTAACATTAATACTATTTTTAATAACAATATTTCCATTTTTCATAATAGTAATAAATTCAGCAAAAGCATCACTAGAAATAATGACAAGTCCAATAACTTTTCCAAAGCACTGGGGACAGTTACTAACAAATATAAAGATAATATGGAGTAAACCAACGATAAGGTATTCAGCGAGTTTATTTACATCAGTAGTGATAACGTTTTTTTCACTATTAACAATATCAATATTTTCAGCAATGGCAGCATGGGTATTGGTAAGGACAAAATCAAAAGCATCAACATTTATATTTTTACTATTTTTAAGTGGACTAATAATACCATTTCAAGTAGTAATGTTTCCACTAGTATCACTTTTTAGAATAATAAATGAAACAACAGGAATACCGATGCTAAGGACATTTCATGGAATGATACTTGCTTACATTGGATTTGGAGCACCACTAGCAGTATTTATGTTTCATGGATTTATAAAATCAATACCGAAAGAATTAGAAGAAGCAGCAACCATAGATGGATGCAATAAGGCACAGGTATTTTTCTTAATAGTAATGCCAATATTAAAGCCAATATTTGTGACAATCATAATACTAAATGCAATATGGATCTGGAACGACTTTTTGCTTCCGTCATTAGTACTTGGAGTAGGACAGGATGTACAGACAATACCACTTGCAATAAGAGCATTTGCGGGATCATTTGTTAAAAAGTGGGACCTAATAATGACAGCAGTATTAATGGCAGCAGCGCCAATAGTAGTAGGTTTTTTAATAGCACAAAAGCATATAATAAAGGGTATGGTTTCAGGGTCTATTAAGTAA
- a CDS encoding IS1634 family transposase, with product MRLSTSKSKNATSLYVIKDITIKNKRTTKIVEKLGTEAQLREKLNGQDPYEWAKKYISELNKKEKENKVEIIAKFSETKQIPMDSKVHFNGGYLFLQDIYYDLGLHKISKQISDKYKFSFDLNSILSRLIYTRMLNPSSKLSSFKASNDFIEQPNFELQHIYRALEIISKESDFIESTVYKNSLKLSKRNTKVLYYDCTNYFFETEKADGLKQYGLSKEHRPNPIVQMGLFMDGDGIPLAFSIFDGNKNEQPSLKPLEKRILSDFDLSKFVVCTDAGLASNTNRIFNNKNDRAFIVTQSLKKLKKHLKDWALAPNGWHLSNETKNINLENIDHSSNNKAIYYKERWINENELPQKLIVTYSPKYRAYQEYIRSTQIQRAEKLVKKPSSINKKKQNDPKRFIDSIHCTNEGEIAEKQVLTINRDTISDEEKYDGFYGVCTNLDDNAETIIKVNKRRWEIEESFRILKTEFKARPVYLSRDDRIKAHFTTCFLSLLIYRLLEKKLDEKYTTKELIETLKNHNFMELKGEGYIPTYTRTDITDELHDKFGFRTDTQIISNAKMKKILKQTKK from the coding sequence ATGAGACTTTCAACTTCTAAATCAAAAAATGCTACTTCACTTTACGTTATTAAAGATATTACTATTAAAAATAAACGAACAACTAAAATTGTAGAAAAACTTGGTACTGAAGCACAATTACGTGAAAAATTAAATGGACAAGATCCTTATGAATGGGCAAAAAAATATATAAGTGAACTTAATAAAAAAGAAAAAGAAAATAAAGTTGAGATTATTGCTAAATTTTCTGAAACTAAACAAATACCAATGGATTCTAAGGTTCATTTCAATGGTGGATATCTTTTTTTACAAGATATTTATTATGATTTAGGCCTTCATAAAATTTCAAAGCAAATTTCTGATAAATATAAATTTTCTTTTGATTTAAACAGTATTCTTTCTAGACTCATTTATACTAGAATGCTTAATCCGTCTTCTAAGCTTTCTTCTTTTAAAGCCTCTAATGACTTTATTGAACAGCCTAATTTTGAATTACAGCATATTTATAGAGCTTTAGAAATAATTTCTAAAGAATCTGATTTTATTGAATCAACTGTTTATAAAAATAGTTTAAAATTATCTAAAAGAAATACAAAAGTGCTTTATTACGATTGTACAAATTATTTCTTTGAAACTGAAAAAGCCGATGGGTTAAAACAATATGGACTTTCCAAAGAACATCGCCCTAATCCAATTGTACAAATGGGATTATTTATGGATGGGGATGGCATACCACTTGCATTTTCTATATTTGATGGAAATAAAAATGAACAGCCAAGTTTAAAACCACTAGAAAAGCGCATATTATCTGATTTTGATTTATCTAAATTTGTTGTATGTACAGATGCAGGATTAGCATCTAATACCAATAGAATATTTAATAATAAAAACGATAGAGCTTTTATTGTTACACAATCATTAAAAAAGCTTAAAAAACATCTTAAAGATTGGGCTCTTGCCCCAAATGGATGGCATTTATCAAATGAGACAAAAAATATTAATTTAGAAAATATAGATCATTCTTCAAACAATAAAGCTATTTATTACAAAGAACGTTGGATAAATGAAAATGAATTACCACAAAAATTAATAGTAACATATTCACCAAAATATAGAGCTTATCAAGAGTACATTCGAAGCACTCAAATACAACGTGCAGAAAAACTTGTTAAAAAACCTTCTAGTATCAATAAAAAGAAACAGAATGATCCAAAGAGATTTATAGATTCTATTCACTGCACTAATGAAGGTGAAATCGCTGAAAAACAGGTACTTACAATAAATAGAGACACTATTTCTGATGAAGAAAAATATGATGGATTCTACGGAGTATGTACAAATCTTGATGATAATGCTGAAACAATTATTAAAGTAAATAAAAGAAGATGGGAAATAGAAGAATCATTTAGAATTCTAAAAACTGAGTTTAAAGCAAGACCAGTATATTTAAGTAGAGATGATAGAATAAAAGCTCATTTTACAACATGTTTTCTTTCTTTACTGATATATAGGCTTTTAGAAAAGAAGCTTGATGAAAAATACACTACAAAAGAATTAATAGAAACGTTAAAAAATCATAACTTTATGGAGTTAAAAGGCGAAGGATATATTCCGACATACACACGAACTGATATAACAGATGAATTACATGATAAATTTGGATTTAGAACGGATACCCAAATAATTAGTAATGCTAAAATGAAAAAAATATTAAAACAAACGAAAAAGTAA
- the guaB gene encoding IMP dehydrogenase, with protein MSKIVKEGLTYDDVLLIPQKSEVLPNQVSTSTRLTNKITLKIPIVSAGMDTVTEARLAIEIAREGGIGIIHKNMSIEAQALEVDKVKRSEHGVIVDPFYLKKEDKVEDALKIMSRYRISGVPIVDENHKLIGIITNRDIRFENDPEKYIDEVMTKENLITAKEGITMEDAEQILKKWKIEKLPLVDDKGTLKGLITIKDIEKTVKYPNRSKDYRGRLLVGAAVGMGKDMMDRVKALVNAGVDIIALDSAHGHSKNILSSVSEIKKAYPKLDIIAGNVATKEGTIDLIKAGADCVKVGIGPGSICTTRIVAGIGVPQLTAVMDCAEAAKEYNIPIIADGGIKYSGEIVKALAAGANTVMLGSLFAGTEESPGEIVIYQGRSFKSYRGMGSTAAMKAGSKDRYFQNDTKKFVPEGIEGRVPYRGLLKDIVYQMIGGLKSGMGYCGTATIDDLRENGKFIRITGAGLVESHPHDITMTKEPPNYSRRN; from the coding sequence ATGAGCAAAATTGTTAAAGAAGGTTTAACATACGATGATGTACTATTAATACCACAAAAATCAGAAGTGCTTCCAAATCAGGTTAGTACAAGCACTAGGTTAACTAATAAAATCACTTTAAAAATTCCAATTGTAAGCGCTGGAATGGATACGGTTACAGAAGCTAGACTTGCTATTGAAATAGCGAGAGAAGGTGGAATAGGAATTATTCATAAAAATATGTCAATAGAAGCTCAGGCACTTGAAGTTGACAAGGTAAAAAGAAGTGAACATGGGGTTATTGTTGATCCATTTTATCTTAAAAAAGAAGATAAAGTTGAAGATGCTCTTAAAATAATGAGTAGATATAGAATATCTGGAGTTCCAATCGTTGATGAAAATCACAAATTAATTGGAATAATTACAAATAGAGATATTAGATTTGAAAATGATCCAGAAAAATATATTGATGAAGTAATGACAAAAGAGAATTTGATAACTGCAAAAGAGGGAATTACTATGGAAGATGCAGAACAAATTCTAAAAAAATGGAAAATTGAAAAGTTACCATTAGTAGATGATAAAGGAACATTAAAAGGGCTAATTACTATTAAGGATATTGAAAAAACAGTTAAATATCCTAATAGATCAAAAGATTATAGAGGTAGACTTTTAGTTGGTGCAGCAGTTGGAATGGGAAAAGATATGATGGATAGAGTTAAGGCACTTGTTAATGCAGGAGTTGACATCATAGCGCTAGATTCAGCACACGGACACAGTAAAAATATACTATCTTCAGTAAGTGAGATTAAAAAAGCATATCCAAAGCTTGATATTATTGCAGGAAATGTTGCAACAAAAGAGGGAACAATTGACTTAATCAAAGCGGGTGCTGATTGCGTAAAAGTTGGAATTGGACCAGGTTCAATTTGTACAACTAGAATAGTTGCAGGAATAGGTGTGCCACAGTTAACAGCTGTTATGGACTGCGCCGAGGCTGCTAAAGAATATAATATTCCAATAATCGCTGATGGTGGTATTAAATATTCAGGTGAAATAGTAAAGGCACTTGCTGCAGGAGCTAATACAGTAATGCTTGGTTCCTTATTTGCTGGGACTGAAGAAAGTCCTGGAGAAATCGTTATATACCAAGGAAGAAGCTTTAAAAGTTATAGAGGAATGGGATCAACGGCTGCTATGAAAGCGGGTAGTAAAGATAGATACTTCCAAAATGATACGAAAAAATTCGTTCCTGAAGGAATTGAAGGAAGAGTTCCTTACAGGGGACTTCTTAAAGATATTGTCTATCAAATGATAGGTGGATTAAAATCTGGAATGGGTTATTGCGGAACTGCAACAATAGATGACTTAAGAGAAAATGGTAAATTTATCAGAATTACAGGTGCGGGTTTAGTGGAGTCACATCCACATGATATTACAATGACAAAAGAACCACCAAATTATAGCAGAAGAAATTAA